Part of the Sander lucioperca isolate FBNREF2018 chromosome 1, SLUC_FBN_1.2, whole genome shotgun sequence genome is shown below.
cggatatatatgtataatattctcattattttttaacacatctatagttatgcggtggcacagagttagacccttttgactccacacagaaacagcaacacgtgcggcatgacatcactttgttgcagagacgctattggttaaatgccggcaaagtagaacacggaagcagcttgaagcgaaaagcgcgagtatgtctgtggtctggaggtattataaagttgatgacaacagcattgccatagcaaactgtgagatatgtaacagaagtgctctgtttgttaacagagttgttgaattttaaaataaggtgaattaaataaaaaataaggaacatcctggatctgttttttcgctcttctgtattctttttttatatattatagaagtatcggatcgggactcggtatcggtagatactcaaaatcaaatgactcggactcggactcaagggcaaaaaaacctgattgggacatccctagccacaacatcatggccaccaacaaaactcagcaaagattgttcttgctcgggctttaacttctggatatttggcagcGTTGCCATAACGGatcgaatggcttcgctcgcatctttctccgccgccattacgaaactacaactcaaactaccGCACGACCTAAATagaaaatagtaatagtaatagaaatagtctatttgaagactttcagtcaggatttagaatgcatcatagcacagagacagcactggtgaaaatcactaacgacctaactgctgctgacaaaggacttgtttccatacttgtcttattggaccttagtgctgcattcgacactattgaccataccatcctgttacagagactggaacatttagttggcattaaaggaatcacactaagctggtttaagtcctatttttctgagcgatcccaatttgttaatattaacgattaaccatccaaatacgctaaagttagccatggcgttcctcaaggctcagtgcttggaccaattctattctctttatatatgcttcccctaggcaatattattaggaaacactcaattaactttcactgttacgcagacaacacccaattatatctgtcaattaagccagacgaaagcggtcagttagctaaacttcaagcatgcattaaagatataaaaatcatggatgacccacaattttctgatgttaaactcaaacaaaacggaagttattgtgctgggacccaagcaccgaacttcattatctaaagatatagctaccctagatggtattgccctggcctccagcactactgtcagaaatctaggaatcatttttgaccaggatctatcctttaacgcccacttaaaacaaacctcaagaacagcctttttccatcttcgtaacattgccaaaatcaggaacatcctctctcaaaacgatgctgaaaaactagtccatgcattcgttacttcccggctggactactgtaactctttactatcaggctgctcaaataagtccctcaagaccctccagctgatccagaatgctgcagcacgtgttctgacaagaactaagaaaagagatcatatttctcctgtattagcttctctgcattggcttcctgtaaaatccaggattgaatttaaaatccttctcctgacctacaaagcactaaatggtcaagcaccatcatacatagaagagctcttagtaccttattgtcccactagagcactgcgcttccagaactcagagctacttgtggttcctagagtctctaaaagtagaatgggagccagagccttcagctaccaggctcctctcctgtggaaccagctcccaacttgggttcggggggcagacaccgtcaccacatttaagaataaactgaaaaccatcatctttgataaagcttatagttagggagtgaggagttgcagcgtagtagagtagagggaggcaggaagtacagccctttccggcaggggagagtacgagcccggtccagggcccctctctttagcctgcctctcttagttatactattataactctagactgctgttggggaagttccttccttccaaggacacaatgagctgctccctcttctctcttttcacttgtctccttttgtgtgcatcttagtcccagaaatgcttgttactaacctagctctggggagttttctccccagAGTCCCTATGCTTCTTCtccacccagaacatcgccttggaattgggtggcacctacaccggggtcttgggtgcagctgacgctatggacttactacaccctgctacgctctgcgattccccgcagtgtccgactgcgtcctgctgcgtccaaccgcgtccacccaggctgctgtgccacactacaccccataactgctgtgccctactatgacatgaactactacgactaccattgtggtcactgtttcactatctttattatgactattattgccaccactcatcacatccccaaccggtgccgtcagacaccgcctaccaagagtctgggtctgtccgaggtttcttcctaacaaaaaaaagggagtttttccttgccactgtcgcaatagctactgctaatgcttgctcttgaggcaaccactgtaatagttggggcttcgtaaactacagagtgtggtctagacctactctatctgtaaagtgtctcgagataactcttatgatttgatactataaataaaatttaattgaattgaattgtcctcaacgtcatcgttctcagccattccctctgttcgctgattggaccggagaaaacccaagaatataccgcaaacccagacggcgtactgaaggaaaatgaaaattgagcggaagtacgtaggagggcggagccaggctatatAATATCAGCTGTATTGCatgaaataaaaagtgagagaaatggCACATACAACTTCTGCGTTGGGTGCTCATGGGGCCGGAGAAGCCCCAGCTCGTTGACCTCGTAGGTTTTGCCGAGATATGCCGACACGATCCTGTCCCCTTTCTTGACCCGCCCTCCGAACACAGCGATGTTGGCCACCACTCCTCTGTAGTGGTCGAAATTGGAGTCAAACACTAGGGCTTTAAATGGGTCATCCGTACTTGCCATGGGCCTGAGAATACAAATaggagggggggaaaaaagcttCACTTTTACGTGTCAAACACGTTTCACGTGAGAAACGAAACCAAATTAACCTTCTTACGCTGGAATTCTGTCCACGACCGCTTGGAGAACTTTATCAACGTTTGTCCCAAGTTTAGCTGAAATCTGTAAAAGATAAAATCACAAATCAAGAGACATTTCTCAGTTAAGCGAAACTGAAAACTAAATAAGCAGCTTACATTGTGCTCAAACTCACCCTAATGCACTCTTCACGTGGAATATCAAACACCTTTTCAATCTGTGTTTCCACTCTCTCTGGATCAGCATTTTTTAAATCGATCTTAGAGAGAAATGTCCAATTAGAATGGCATGCTGAATCGCAGTCAAGTAGAAAAAGAATGTGATTAAACCGAGAAGAAAAAACTAGGTCTCAGTGTACCTTGTTGATGACAGGAATGATTGCCAGCTGAGCTTCAAAAGCCAGGTAGAAGTTGGCCACCGTCTGCGCTTGAATGCCCTTCACATGACAGCAAAAATATTGACTGCATTACTTGCAGCATGTAGATTCACAATATTTCCCTGAGGAGACTGGGAGCTATGAATCTGGTTTCATACCTGATTGGCATCGACAATCAACAGGACACCCTGGCAAGCAGAAATCGATCGAGACACTTCATAACTGAAGTCAACGTGAccctacagagagagaaagcccCGGAGATTCTAAAAACTCTAAGACATGACAGTGCAACATAGAAGTCGGACAAATACAAAAGAATTGTAAACCTATTTGAATATATGCCTTTATGGACGACTGATctttttcctgtttgtttttttgctttcgCAGTGAGAGGCCATTTTGCTCTGATGTTACTGTTATTCATATTTTAGATGAGAGACGCTGTCAAGTTTAAATATGCAACATGCAACTTTTTCACATgacaacaacaataaataaataaataaatacatataataGGTGATATTACACAttggtagcctgacaagccagacccacatcaagatgtggGGCCTGGGAAaacaccattggcagggctcaatccgaggggcgggataaacggttgtctttcaaattccctctgcacgcaacaGGATatcgctacaaccaaccagagcaacgctagttgatagattcaacttttgccgtatccggtcggcaaaactccgaacacatcttccttttttaagaatgtctTCAGTCCTCCAGACTTGGagtccaaagaccgctgttcgccagcagcagcagccatcttctttgttttcaagtagcagggaattcacgcggaactgTCGCagctctgccgtcattatgttaagcccgcccactgactctatacacgatgtgattggcctgactagagtttggtttttccagctcgcaagccaacagagagttgcaTGAACGATGAGGAAAGGAAATAGCTCTTCTTCCTGATGTCACACACCCAGCTGAGCACTCACCGGCGTGTCGATGAGGTTCAGGAGGTACTGCTGTCCCTGGTGGCTGTAAATCAACGTGGCTGTCTGGGCCTTCACCGttatccctctctctcgctccaccTGAAGCTTGTCCAACACCTGTTTGTTCTTGTCTGTCGTTGCTATGGCACCTGTTTGTCAATGACATCCATTATAGTAACACAGTGTGTTAATTGTAATCCTTTCATTAAGAGCTGATTACTAAGTGTTATGTCTGAACCTCCGACCCAATCGTTAAcattgtgtttgtgcatgtgagagagagaggccccTTATTAATGCTGGGAGGAGCATACAATCCAATTACTGTTTATCCTAAGACATTGCATTgtacacattattattatcagtatGTGTTCAGACCTAAACCCAAAGGTATTCTCTTGTGTAAACCTGTTTGAGATTATGAAAATTCTTCATAAAAAAGTGTTGCTTTGATACAAactaagggggaaaaaaagctgaTATGCAGTGTGATGAGGAACCATACCCGTCATCTCCAACAGCCTGTCAGCCAAAGTGCTTTTTCCATGGTCAATATGAGCAATGATGCAAAAATTCCTGATTCTGTCCACAGGGAACTTAGACAGGTCAATAGTATCCTTAAAAGCAAAAAGGAGAAAAGCCGGCAAATTACTATGACAGTCACTAAACACCTGCTGAGTGCAGTTACCTATCTTAAAGAAATAGCAATATTTGGACACATCGATTATTATGTCTATTTCTGAACGGAGCATGTGCAGAACTACAAGTGCGATTATTATGTCTATTTCTGAACGGAGCATGTGCAGAACTACAAGTAAAGTGAAGTAAGTTCCGGTAAAATAGCAATACCAACACTGTGAAAATGCTCCACTACAAGTAaatgtcctgcattcaaaaccttacttaagtaaaattatgcaagtatgaaaagtaaaaatacttatTCTGCAGAAAAATGGTGAATAGTTTATTCATCTTAAGAATTAGATAATTTTCTCAACCTATAAAGGAACACttaatccttcagtttatcagaataaaaaaaatcacattcaaaATCACTAAATTTGGAGATAAATGGTTTTCACTGAACATGAAGGGCAAGAAAAATTgaaaatctgaaaagtaactaaagctgtcagacaaatgtagtggagtaaaatgtacaatatttgcctgtgagatgtagtggagtagtatAAAGCTGTActaagtaggcctacagtaaCCCGTGTCGTGCCAAGGTACTTATCCCCGCCAGGATTTATATCCCCTGGCCGCGGGAGCGCGCGTGCACTCAGAGCagcgcttcggtccccctacaggttgtttcattggaactacagctgcagctaaaagttacatagtgctGCTTTAACTGCTGCACTTCCAATTCACCTCTTAAATGGAACAAATAGCGACGTGGAAGACTCAACAGGGTTTTCCATAGTAACAAGGGTCTCATTTATCTACATAAATACGTTTATTTGTCTGTTACATTAAGGCGACGTGTGAATTGTTTAATGCGTTGTTTATTATTGTGGATTAATCGACAGGGTTTTCCAAAGTTCCATATTGACATGCACCTTAGCTACATAGGCCGACTGATAGGCCTATCTATGTGAGTCATGCAGGTTTATGAACAATATTTTTTCCTTGTTTTCGCTAACCCGTCCCTCCCTGCCCTCTAAcgtgatttctgttttaatttaatttagtttaatatgGCTTTTCAATTAACCGCTTTGTTCACCTGTCTACCATATaagttacagaggggatacacattatatcaggccgtttttcacctgatataatgtgtatcccctctgtaactattgctagaaaacagcagacatatccatattatctcaggttgtttattgtgacctggtaaagacagaaaataacacacatgatgaCAGGACAGATCCTTTGCATGTTAGGagaggggatacacaaaatatcaggtgaaaaaacGGCCTGATATAATGTGCATCCCCTCTGTAACTTATATGGTAGACAGGTGAACAAAGCGGTTAATTGAAAAGCcatattaaactaaattaaattaaaacagaaatcacgTTAGAGGGCAGGGAGGGACGGGTTAGCAAAGACGAGGAAAAAATATTGTTCCTAAACCTGCATGACTCACATAGATAGGCCTATCAGTCGGCCTATGTAGCTAAGGTGCATGTCAATATGgaactttggaaaacactgtcgATTAATCCACAATAGTAAAGGAAGCATTAAACAATTTACACGTTGCCTTAAAGGCATACAATGTAACTTTTCTctcttcagtccccctacaggttatCTCATTGGAActagctgtagttccaatgagataacctgtagggggaccgaagcgggaaaagttacatagtatgtgtcggtacacgatccgttctgcctgcacgatccgttctgcacatgcgcaaaatgttcgcgcatgcgcggttgtacgaagatttacgacactgcacgatctgttccacgcttccggtcgacagccaagctaacgttagtttagctaacagctaattcggctaaccgctagctgattgtagcggtctgccattagcctccacaggcaagctaacgttagtttagctaacggctcattcggctaaccgctagctgattgtagcggtctgccgttagcctccacaggcaagctaacgttagtttagctaacagctaattcggctaactgctagctgagacagcatgtaataacttgaaaataaatgttgacatatataacaaacacctaacatatataacagctgttacatcagttctactttacttgtgctcatttaaaatacaatcactcaatacttgtctttactgttattactgtgaagtcttaatttagctgtagctgcttttcccattacgtttgagttaacgttattttagactgaatctagctgtcagctagcggttagccgaattagctgttagttaaactaacgttagcttcccggtggaggctagccataggctagcgtggaacagatcgtgcaggtcgtatcctcggtaaaacagtattatcttgcgcacgtgcagaacggatcgtgcaggcagaacggatcgtgtacagACAGTATGCCTTTAATGTAACAGACAAAtaatcatatttatgtagataaATGAGATGAGTCGTCTACGTCGCTATTTGTTCCATTTAAGAGGTGAATTTGAAGTGCAGCAGTTAAACTCCGCTCTGAGTGCACGCGCACTCCCGCAGCCAGGGGATACAAATCCTGGCGGGGATAAGTACCTTGGCACGACACCggtacttaaagggtaactaccgttttttttcaacccggaccctattttcctatgtttttgtgtctaagtgactgatgcgaacaacaatctttgacattggtccagtattaatcgAGATCGCTGCaggcggcgaaacaagctacaatgaaagttaatagggcaattgtccagcttgtattaccttcacaaaagtgctcgttttgccactgacagactcagattagtattctaagtgtctgacaacataatggaaaggatccctagaGAGACAGatctttaaaacctctttgagatctttctgtttaaccagaaacagctctgaagtcgctagcactaaacccaccagactccatttaaaaaagcaatactttgaacgtttatagagccaacatattttcacatgtaaattggtAAATTATGtgattatttcaaccaaaactagagttgtgattagggatgtcccgatcaggtttttttgccctcgagtccgagtcatttgattttgactatctaccgataccgagtcccgatccgatacttctataatatataaaaaaagaataaagaagagcgaaaaaaacagatccaggatgttccaatattcaccttattttaacattcaacaactctgttaacaaacagagcacttctgttacatatctcacagtttgctatgccaatgttgttgtcatcaactttataatacctccagaccgcagacatactcgcactttccgcttcaagctgcttccgtgttctactttgccggcatttaaccaatagcgtctctgcaacaaagtgatgtcatgccgcacgcgttgctgtttctgtgtggagtcaaaagggtctaactctgtgccaccgcataactatagatgtgttaaaaaataatgagaatatatatacatatatatccgagttctgatcgggaggtaacatCCGATTCCAATCGAGTCTGAAACTACGTGATCggccgatttccgatcacgtgatcggctctggacatccctagttgtGATGGTcagaaaagtggaaagacgacccaaaacggctcttcatagtttttttttagtgtctgttgactttgaatgaagtgtattttacgatgctaaaatcactgtttatttacatggagtctggtgggtttagggaACGcgatttcgcggatgttttaatgtttaaaaacatgatcttactctttaatagaaaggtcgacctccttagaaatcctttccataatgttgtcagacacttagaatgttaatctgagcctgtcagtggcaaaacgagcactttttgTAAAGGTAAATATAAAAGCTGGATTTTGGAATTGCCccataacttacattgtagcctcgccgttgccgactgcagcgatcttgcttaatactggaccaattacattgttgttcccatcagtaacttaacataaacacataggaaatagggtccaggttgaaaaaaaaaaaacggtagttacactttaacgttagttacattccacttgCTCTCAGTCTCTCCCGTCCAAATTAAGAACTTTCGGTCTCCATCTGTATAGGGCTGCTTTTTATCTATAACTTATACTACTAATACTCATACAAGCAACTCACAGAGTTAATGTGTCCCACCGGTAACACAGTTAACGCGGTACATGTGTTGTGGTGAATGTTTTTaccttgtctgtttgtgtgctgaCCATGGAGCTGCTGGAGAACACGGGCAGCCTTTTCATCCAGCGGTGTCTTAACAGTGTGTAGGTCATATTATAGCTTTGTATTTTCCTTCTATACACTTTGAACTGTAAAACACGTCTTATAAGGGGTGTTTCACACCACCGTTTCACTAACGAAAACGACATATTTTCGTCAAGCTACTTAACTGTTAGCTGGTGTTAGTtagtcagctagctagctagctagcaagctgTCGGGAAACTTCTGTATTGTCATTAATACAGTGTAGACTGTTGCCACATTGGCGGACCATTAGTGGACTGTCACGACGATAAAAACACACCTATATTTAAAGTGAAGTACTGTAATAACCCCCGGTGCATGAGTTCTCTTAGGGTGCTGACATTTTGGGTGATAGTTCACCTGCaaaggcttctgggaaatgttgTTGATTTTTCGAACCAGAGATGATGAAAAGAAACAAGATGAGTTCCTACCGTAATTTCCGTTTACACTTATGCCTGTAAGAGCAAGCAAatacatgttttctttaaaacgtATCCTCAATAAACAGTTACACTGTTGCTCTTTAACGTATCGAAatgttaaagaaatgctaaGGAGCTTTGCTAAGCTTACTGCACTGCCTGTCAATCGTCTCTCCggggattttttttcaaatgctaccTAGCTAATGTGTAATGCTAATGTCTAGTCATTGCAGCACCCTGTGTCTACATAGTGTAGTAGGCAGAGTCATTCGCATTAGCATCAAAGGTGGGTGACTATCCTgacacatagacagtatatacaTAGCTTACTATCTTTTGAAATGCTTGGACAGTCGGAAGTCCCGCCTACTCGACTCAACCTGTCAGATGAAGGATAAAAATGGATATCAGTTGCTATGACAACGAAACTACCACTTGCACAAGAATAGATTATTGCTTCTCTTCTTTGTTCAACCAGAGATAATAAGCCTCTATTAGCCCCCGTTTTCAGCCTGTGATGTAATCaaatgttctttctttttttacatttgagaTTTTTACACTGAGGGAATGCATTTGAGTCACAGACCTAGCTAAGCatctgtttttgttaaagaaaataCAAGTCATTCCAAAATAATCTcacaggtcatttaaaaacaccAACTACATACTTGCCTCCTGTTTTAAAGACATTTCCAGATCCccaaataaaaatgtcaatttctAACTGAAAAGGTTCTGGGAATTGAACTATCCATTAAACAACTACACTGCCATTTGGATGGATTAACTAGAGTCCAAGTGGAATCCATTCAAAACCAATCAGGCTCGATAAAAAAGATTTATCTCGggacacacattttcttttcacatcaGACTTTTTGACGAGCACAGGTGTAACTAGTGACATTAACAgaatggctctgttctatttaAGTGTCCTAGTAAGTCAGTGGGACAGtcagccagcatgcacaataccaggaccctgaaattGAAGCATATACAtttcacgcacgcacacacacacactgtcatgattttgagtttgtgtttctgttggttTTGAGGTTCTGTTCTTGTTTGCTGTTATTGTtgtgtatttgttctgttttctgttgtagCCAGTGTttcctcccttgtcttgtctagctgtagttcctgtcttgttttcctgtgtgtctgtatgttctgtttcctgttttattttgtctggttttctgtcttgtcttgtcttgttttacttcctgtgtttttccctctcttgtgattgccctaatgtgttttacctgtttcccagccttgtttcacctgtcccttgttagtcctcGTTATCCTGTGTATATAGTCTCTGTGTTTCGCCTGTCCTTTATCGGATTATTAAGTtatgttctgtctgtctgccgcATCTGTTGCTGTGTACCTTGTTTTGTTCTTTGTGTTCTGTGTGCTTTTTGGGACTACTTTTGTGTTTGCTTGCCTGCCAACCTCTGGACACTTTTTGTAagtttttgttcattaaattcTATTATCCGTATttttctgcatttgggtcctccaTTCCCTGTTTCCcgtgacacatacacacacacacgcgcacatgcacatgcacatgcacatcaGCATTTAAACATCCTTTCCATTTGGTTGCCTGTTGGGTTGATCCGGCTCATTTATAGCTCACCACGTTATGGCATGGCCAGTGTCTTACATTTTATGTTTACTGGTGGTGAAACTGCGTTCAGACTTTTTGATTTCTTtggttgtttaaaaaaatatatatttcataatCTTTGTTTTGTTAGTTCACATGCTTTGCACAGTGAACCAATGTTTGCCACACAAGTAACAACACAATTCTAGATCAAGTTTCCTGAAAGAGTTTAGGGTCCAAATCGTTTTCACATATGACCTTAGGCTTGGTAGAGCTGTTTCTACGGTAATTCTACAGGAGTGGCCTGTTCTCCTGTTACTGCAATCAAATACATTGAATGTAGATGTCAGATCTTTAGTCACTGTCCAATTTAAGGCAGTAGCTTGAAAGTATTACAGATTCTCttttcagactttcattcaaaagttgttttgaaATCTGTACAGAAATGCAGTCTATTAGTTAGTTTTAAGAGCTCTGATCCAAGACTTTGAATAAATTGGAAACGATCTATTATGAGGATTTGTAGACATGTATGTAAGCAGCCTTGCTCCGCTGTCCGGCTAGACACCTCACATCCATCAGTATTGATTTCTGTCAGGCCACAGCCTTGGAGTGGATGAACAAGGTCAACTGTGGATTGAGGCGATGGGGCTCACAGAAGAGGAGACCTCACACTGGTCAGCGCAGCGCTTGAGTGTGACTGAAATATCAGGCCAGAAAATAAAACTTCAGCGAGCTTTGCATAACAGCTCAGTGCCACAGGGCGTTTTCTGGGTTTTATCAACACACGCGTAATGATAGTCCCTGGCAGCATTCAAGCATTGCTTAACAGCATCCTCTCTCGCTGAAGAGAGGAGCTG
Proteins encoded:
- the guf1 gene encoding translation factor GUF1, mitochondrial isoform X2, yielding MSFSLVKRWCETPLIRRVLQFKVYRRKIQSYNMTYTLLRHRWMKRLPVFSSSSMVSTQTDKDTIDLSKFPVDRIRNFCIIAHIDHGKSTLADRLLEMTGAIATTDKNKQVLDKLQVERERGITVKAQTATLIYSHQGQQYLLNLIDTPGHVDFSYEVSRSISACQGVLLIVDANQGIQAQTVANFYLAFEAQLAIIPVINKIDLKNADPERVETQIEKVFDIPREECIRISAKLGTNVDKVLQAVVDRIPAPMASTDDPFKALVFDSNFDHYRGVVANIAVFGGRVKKGDRIVSAYLGKTYEVNELGLLRPHEHPTQKLFAGQVGYIIAGMKDVKEAQIGDTLYLQEQPVEALPGFKPAKAMVFAGMYPMDQSEYQGLRSAIERLTLNDSSVTVQRDSSMALGAGWRLGFLGLLHMEVFNQRLEQEYNASVIVTAPTVPYKAVLSSPKLIKEHGSEEITIVNPAQFPDRSVVSEYLEPMVLGTILSPDTYTGKIMTLCLNRRGIQKNMVYIDDQRVMMKYLFPLNEIVVDFYDLLKSLSSGYASFDYENAGYQAADLIKMNILLNGQPVEELITIVHSDFTHRTRTSFHL